In Aliidongia dinghuensis, the following proteins share a genomic window:
- a CDS encoding DNA-binding protein: MGRPQEVSDQEIIDAGLAIERDAGRPARPDAIRVRLGGRGNAGRIRRVWEEFVTRREQEAERNRDPSRALSPAMMAFMTADLEQRKTEDTRRFMSIYRAAEEDLAARFAAERESVQTEMAALKGRLDEAYEENASLETQSSDLRKLVAEANNAQKAEQKRASTMEAHSKRLREELANTKGQLERTRSDLTEVKTELAKMTERAIAAETLAKA; encoded by the coding sequence ATGGGACGCCCACAGGAAGTTTCCGACCAGGAGATCATCGACGCCGGACTTGCGATCGAGCGTGATGCCGGTCGTCCGGCGCGTCCCGACGCCATTCGCGTCCGGCTTGGCGGGCGGGGCAACGCTGGGCGCATTCGGCGTGTCTGGGAGGAATTCGTCACGCGGCGGGAGCAGGAGGCCGAGCGCAACCGAGATCCCAGCAGGGCTCTCTCTCCGGCAATGATGGCGTTCATGACCGCCGACCTGGAGCAACGGAAGACCGAAGACACTCGGCGCTTCATGTCGATATATCGGGCCGCCGAAGAAGATTTGGCTGCGCGATTTGCTGCGGAGCGAGAGTCTGTCCAGACTGAAATGGCGGCGCTCAAGGGGCGCCTGGACGAAGCCTATGAGGAGAATGCTTCGCTCGAAACACAAAGCTCCGACCTCAGGAAGCTCGTGGCCGAAGCGAACAATGCGCAGAAGGCCGAGCAGAAACGAGCAAGCACAATGGAAGCCCACTCGAAAAGGCTGAGGGAGGAGCTTGCCAATACGAAAGGCCAGTTGGAGCGTACGCGGTCAGATCTGACGGAGGTCAAAACCGAACTCGCCAAA